A region of Staphylococcus sp. IVB6181 DNA encodes the following proteins:
- a CDS encoding PH domain-containing protein → MYSPQKLHPLSYLTGLIKTIKQNIIVIILFFINIKDFNFTNVREYIWPAMMIGIFLISFIINALAVYSTRYWIEGHHFVVIKGVFNKKRKELDIQRIQSFDSSQDIISRIFGGMIMEIKTPSDSIQLEIVSKKQFEDIEQNIKAVQYANDQPAEQNETVEGAKDESNSQQLLFKLSLKELILMALSSGSIGIALVTLTPILGTFQEIIPWESLFDRFEWIAHSAYVAVAGLIITALFAAYIIGVIIEFVRSYGYTLTEENEQLHIKHGLLSVKTVNVPIRRIQAVVEKQSFIRRFMGYTSISFIITSDGHSSEESESASGDVVILPFIKRKKAYEMVQQLVPSMAFQGVPTGLPKGGIRRHAQIGVALLLIAGGICTYFWSVWYLVLAAFISVLFIVNSIMTVLYSGYMTDASLLTVKKTQLLRTRYFYVKKDKIIGFEKAQNLFMQHAELADFNFKAARGLSSIDIGLRFIPDREAERLKQWYIKEGYDETESNGTRG, encoded by the coding sequence ATGTATAGTCCTCAAAAACTGCATCCATTGTCTTATCTCACAGGTTTGATTAAAACAATTAAACAAAATATCATCGTTATCATTTTGTTCTTTATCAATATTAAGGATTTTAACTTTACGAATGTCAGAGAATATATTTGGCCTGCAATGATGATAGGAATCTTTCTTATTTCTTTTATCATCAATGCATTAGCAGTATATTCTACGCGCTATTGGATAGAAGGTCATCACTTTGTCGTTATAAAAGGGGTTTTTAATAAGAAACGTAAAGAATTAGATATTCAACGTATTCAATCCTTTGACTCTTCACAAGATATTATCAGTCGAATCTTCGGCGGCATGATTATGGAAATCAAAACACCAAGCGATAGTATCCAATTAGAAATTGTCTCTAAAAAGCAATTTGAAGACATTGAACAAAATATTAAAGCCGTACAGTATGCCAATGATCAGCCGGCAGAACAAAATGAAACAGTTGAAGGTGCGAAAGATGAATCAAATTCGCAGCAATTGCTCTTTAAATTGTCGCTGAAAGAATTAATTTTAATGGCACTTTCCAGCGGGTCAATCGGTATTGCGTTAGTTACACTGACACCAATACTCGGGACATTCCAAGAAATCATTCCATGGGAAAGTTTGTTTGATCGTTTCGAATGGATTGCACATTCGGCTTATGTGGCTGTGGCAGGTCTTATCATTACAGCACTGTTTGCGGCTTACATCATCGGTGTCATTATAGAATTTGTACGCAGTTATGGTTATACGTTGACTGAAGAAAATGAACAGCTCCATATCAAACATGGATTATTAAGTGTTAAAACTGTGAACGTACCGATTCGCAGAATACAAGCAGTAGTTGAAAAGCAATCCTTTATACGCAGATTTATGGGGTATACCTCTATTTCATTTATTATTACAAGCGATGGACACAGCTCTGAAGAATCAGAATCTGCATCAGGAGATGTTGTGATTTTACCATTTATCAAAAGGAAAAAAGCCTATGAAATGGTACAGCAGCTGGTACCGTCTATGGCATTTCAAGGTGTACCGACAGGATTGCCTAAAGGCGGGATACGCAGACATGCACAAATCGGTGTGGCTTTGTTATTGATTGCTGGCGGAATTTGTACGTATTTCTGGTCAGTGTGGTATCTCGTTTTAGCAGCGTTCATAAGTGTGTTGTTTATTGTGAACAGTATCATGACTGTGCTTTATTCTGGCTATATGACAGATGCATCGCTATTAACAGTGAAGAAAACACAGCTTTTGCGGACACGATATTTTTACGTGAAGAAGGATAAAATCATCGGTTTTGAAAAGGCACAAAATCTTTTCATGCAGCATGCCGAGTTGGCTGATTTCAACTTTAAGGCTGCACGCGGTTTATCCAGTATAGATATCGGGCTGCGGTTTATTCCTGACCGAGAAGCGGAGCGTTTGAAACAATGGTATATCAAGGAGGGTTATGATGAAACTGAATCGAATGGCACAAGAGGGTAA
- a CDS encoding PH domain-containing protein, translated as MKLNRMAQEGKKVLVIAGLIRTALIALVLLSLAFSDLYWWHITSERAVKWNFIITACVIVIAIIIDCLINPWLKKKQHGYVLENKKIIVQEGMLFVSLKHIPLFRIQNIDITEGWIMRKWQLATLTLSTAGGNSDIILINRTTAQAIMDEIKQSSQTLNEYDIETGE; from the coding sequence ATGAAACTGAATCGAATGGCACAAGAGGGTAAGAAAGTACTTGTTATTGCAGGGTTAATACGCACAGCATTGATTGCATTGGTATTGCTTAGTCTTGCCTTTTCAGACTTATACTGGTGGCACATCACGTCAGAGCGAGCTGTTAAATGGAACTTTATCATAACTGCTTGTGTCATTGTGATTGCTATTATCATCGACTGTCTTATCAATCCATGGCTGAAAAAGAAGCAGCATGGCTATGTGCTTGAAAACAAAAAGATAATCGTACAAGAAGGCATGCTGTTTGTCAGCTTGAAACATATTCCGCTTTTCAGGATTCAAAACATAGATATTACTGAAGGATGGATCATGCGCAAATGGCAGCTGGCAACACTTACTTTATCCACAGCCGGCGGGAATAGTGATATTATTTTAATTAATAGAACTACAGCGCAAGCTATAATGGATGAAATCAAACAGAGTTCTCAAACTTTAAATGAGTATGATATAGAAACAGGTGAGTAA